Below is a window of Flavobacterium sp. CFS9 DNA.
AACCAGGTCCCGTTTACATATTTAAAGAAATCTTCTTTCGGACTTACTTTGGTATCCATATTAGACAGATTGATACCGGGCTCTTTTGGTTTTGCACTTTGTGCGTTTACTGCGGTAATGGTAACCATTGCAGAAACAACACAAAACATTGGTTTTCGTAGTTGTTTGATCATTTTTCTTTGTAGTTTTTAGTATATACGCAAACATATTCTAATTATTCCAAACATCGTGTTAAATTTTTCACATAAAATTGAATCATGGTGCACCTCCAAGCTATGGCCTGCTTCTATTTCTATTATTATTTGGATGGTTTAAAATGGCGCGCAGATTTTGCGAATTCTGTAGATTAAAAATGATGGTTAACATTTCTTTATTTCTATAGTACATCCTTAAAAAATAAAGATCTGTAAATCTCCTAAATCTGAGTGAAAGATATAAACTTTAAAATAGCACGCAAATCTCGCAGATTATGCAGATTAAGAATAATGTTTTACAGTTGCTCTATTATAATATTCCCCCTTTAAAAATTAAAAATCTGCCGAATCTGCGTGAGAAAAAAAACGAAGACCGTACAGAAATCAAAAACGGCGCTAAATTAGCGCCGTTTTCTATGATTTTATCTCTTACCAAATTTTTACTCTCTTATCAGGATCAATATACATTTTGTCTCCTTTTTTAATTCCGAAAGCATCGTAAAAAGCATCTACGTTCTGAACCGGAACAACAGCTCTGTACATTCCAGGTGAATGCGGATCTGTTTTCACTTGATTTTTAAGAGCTTCGTCTCTAGTTTTGGTTCTCCACACCGTTGCCCATGAAATAAAGAAACGCTGCTCCGGAGTAAATCCGTCAATCAATCCCGGATTACCATGTGCTTTCAGATACAACTGCAAACCATCGTAAGCGGCATTAATTCCTCCTAAATCACCAATATTTTCGCCCAACGTAAATTTACCGTCAACGTGAATACCCGGTAAAGGCTCTAAAGCACTGTATTGATCTGCCAAAGCGGTACCAAGTGCCGTAAATTGTTTTAAATCTTCCGGTGTCCACCAGTCTACTAAATTCCCTTCGGCATTGTAACGTGCTCCCGAATCATCAAAACCGTGAGAAATTTCATGACCAATAACCGCTCCGATACCACCGTAATTTACTGCTTCGTCCGCCTGATAATTGTAGAAAGGAGGCTGTAAAATGGCTGCCGGGAATACAATTTCGTTGTACGACGGATTGAAATAAGCATTTACAGTCTGTGGCGACATTCCCCACTCGGTTTTATCAACCGGTTTGTATAATTTGTCGATTCCTTTTTTGAAATTCCACTTAGACAGATTTACCATATTTTCGAAATAACTTCCTCCCTCTGCTACACCTTTAATTTGAAGGGCTGAATAGTCTTTCCATTTATCCGGATAACCCACTTTTACAGTAAGCTTGTCCAGTTTTTCAATCGCTTTTACCTTCGTAGCTGCAGACATCCAGGTCAAATTATTGATACGGGTTTTGTATGCCTGAATTACGTTATGAATCATGTCTACCGCTTTTGCTTTTGCTTCAGCAGGAAACACTTTCTCTACATATAACTTACCTAATGCTTCACCAACACTCGAGTTTACAACCTGTAATGCTTTTTCTTCACGCGGCAATTGTTTAATTGCTCCCCTTAAAGTCTTGCTGTAAAAATCAAAATTAGCCGTCTCCAAATCTGTTGACAACTCACTTGCATAAGAGTTAAGCAAATCCCATTTCAGGTATTCTTTCCACAATGCTACTTTATTCTCTGTAAAAACAGTTTGTAAAGCCTTCATGTATTTAGGCTCCGTCACGACTATACTCTGCAATTTTGCCAAACCAATGCCTGTAAGGTAAGCATCCCAATTAATAGCAGGCGTTAATTTTTGAAGTTCAGCAACGGTCATTGGATTGTATTGCAAACGACTGTCTCTACTTTCGACACGATTCAATCTCGGTTTCGACAATTGTGTTTCTAAGGCTAAAATTTCGGTTGCACTTTGCTTTGCTTTTTCCG
It encodes the following:
- a CDS encoding M13 family metallopeptidase translates to MKRQFSRPLFCALFSAVSFTAVNAQNAAPKEPGINVSYMNPKISASQDFFQYVNGTWLSKTEIPSDRATWGSFNELIKKTDKDAMSILKEASKNPKYKSDTDQGKAVNLFSTILDTVGRNKAGIKPLQPYFKKIDAIKNIADLQKYLTEIGQEGNSVFFGIYIGADEKNSSKNSVMLYPNRLGLPDQDYYISEDKDSKEKRAKYALHVARMMQFIGESPEKAKQSATEILALETQLSKPRLNRVESRDSRLQYNPMTVAELQKLTPAINWDAYLTGIGLAKLQSIVVTEPKYMKALQTVFTENKVALWKEYLKWDLLNSYASELSTDLETANFDFYSKTLRGAIKQLPREEKALQVVNSSVGEALGKLYVEKVFPAEAKAKAVDMIHNVIQAYKTRINNLTWMSAATKVKAIEKLDKLTVKVGYPDKWKDYSALQIKGVAEGGSYFENMVNLSKWNFKKGIDKLYKPVDKTEWGMSPQTVNAYFNPSYNEIVFPAAILQPPFYNYQADEAVNYGGIGAVIGHEISHGFDDSGARYNAEGNLVDWWTPEDLKQFTALGTALADQYSALEPLPGIHVDGKFTLGENIGDLGGINAAYDGLQLYLKAHGNPGLIDGFTPEQRFFISWATVWRTKTRDEALKNQVKTDPHSPGMYRAVVPVQNVDAFYDAFGIKKGDKMYIDPDKRVKIW